The Oncorhynchus keta strain PuntledgeMale-10-30-2019 chromosome 17, Oket_V2, whole genome shotgun sequence genome has a window encoding:
- the LOC118396476 gene encoding troponin I, fast skeletal muscle-like isoform X3: protein MSEKKMSSSRKHHLKSVMLQIAKDLLEAEAIEAVEEKKRYMDESCPALDLPGSLVELQEMCKTIHHQLDKVDEERYDLAGKVGKCDKEIDDLRIKVVEIQGIKKPALKKVRMSADAMLQALLGSKHKVTMDLRSNLKQVKKEVKEDDKDTVGDWRKNIDDKAGMDGRKKMFEAA from the exons GAAGAAAATGTCATCGAGTCGCAAGCATCATCTGAAG agcGTGATGCTCCAGATTGCTAAGGACTTGCTGGAGGCAGAGGCCATAGAGGCAGTGGAAGAGAAAAAAAGGTACATGGATGAGAGCTGCCCCGCATTGGACCTGCCTGGGTCATTGGTGGAACTGCAG GAAATGTGCAAGACAATCCATCACCAGCTTGATAAAGTGGACGAGGAGAGATACGACCTGGCAGGCAAAGTGGGCAAGTGTGACAAAGAG ATTGATGATTTGAGGATTAAAGTGGTTGAGATCCAGGGCATTAAGAAGCCAGCTCTGAAGAAAGTGCGTATGTCTGCTGATGCTATGCTCCAGGCTCTGCTGGGCTCCAAGCACAAGGTGACCATGGATCTGAGATCCAATCTGAAACAAGTGAAGAAGGAAGTCAAAGAGGAT GACAAAGATACAGTTGGTGACTGGCGTAAGAACATTGACGACAAGGCCGGCATGGACGGCAGGAAGAAGATGTTTGAGGCCGCATAA